In Paenibacillus ihbetae, the following are encoded in one genomic region:
- a CDS encoding class I SAM-dependent methyltransferase, translated as MKESFDPTLIDRLESPERKRELPAPVLLEKLQVNGEVEVLDIGAGTGYFSIPAASMTVGTVFAVDLEPAMLELMEKRAEEEGLTNVRVVKGQLEQLPFEDEAVDRIIASLVLHITDDLEASVREIARVLRPGGRCLCLEWQEDPMEQRVPRPNRVDPQVMQNLLEQAGLQVEGLEYPTERHYLILARK; from the coding sequence ATGAAAGAGAGCTTTGATCCAACCCTTATTGATCGGTTGGAAAGTCCGGAACGTAAGCGGGAGCTTCCGGCACCCGTGCTGCTGGAGAAGCTCCAGGTGAACGGTGAGGTGGAAGTGCTTGATATTGGGGCGGGAACCGGCTATTTTTCCATACCGGCTGCAAGCATGACTGTTGGAACCGTATTTGCCGTAGACTTGGAGCCGGCGATGCTAGAATTAATGGAGAAACGGGCAGAAGAAGAGGGCTTGACCAATGTGCGAGTAGTGAAGGGACAGCTGGAGCAGCTGCCGTTCGAGGATGAGGCAGTCGACCGGATCATCGCATCGCTGGTCCTGCATATTACGGATGATCTGGAAGCTTCCGTCCGTGAAATCGCGAGAGTTCTCAGACCGGGTGGACGGTGCTTATGCCTGGAATGGCAGGAGGACCCGATGGAGCAGCGGGTTCCCCGTCCGAACCGTGTCGACCCCCAAGTGATGCAAAACCTGCTTGAGCAGGCCGGGTTGCAGGTGGAAGGACTCGAGTATCCGACAGAGCGCCACTATCTGATTTTGGCGAGGAAATAA
- the map gene encoding type I methionyl aminopeptidase produces MIILKTPEQIEKMKKAGEILADCHRHIATMIKPGVTTMEIDQFVEGFLAERGAHPEQKGYHGYPFATCASVNDVICHGFPNNEPLKDGDIVTIDMVVKLDGWLADSAWSYPVGNISEEAQHLLDVTKKSLYLGIEQAVIGNRIGDISHAIQSYAESENLSVVRHFVGHAIGENMHEEPQVPHYGPPHRGTRLKEGMVITIEPMLNIGTYKCKIDADGWTARTMDGKWSAQYEHTLAITKDGPVILTEQ; encoded by the coding sequence TTGATTATCCTGAAGACACCTGAACAGATTGAGAAGATGAAAAAGGCAGGGGAGATTTTGGCGGATTGCCACCGGCATATCGCTACCATGATCAAGCCGGGCGTGACTACGATGGAGATTGATCAATTCGTGGAGGGATTCCTTGCCGAGCGCGGCGCGCATCCGGAGCAGAAGGGATACCACGGGTATCCGTTTGCCACCTGTGCCTCCGTTAATGACGTCATCTGTCATGGGTTCCCCAACAATGAACCTCTCAAAGACGGGGATATCGTCACCATTGACATGGTGGTAAAGCTCGACGGATGGCTCGCGGATTCCGCCTGGTCCTATCCGGTCGGGAATATTTCGGAGGAGGCGCAGCATCTGCTGGACGTGACCAAAAAATCGCTGTATCTCGGAATCGAGCAGGCGGTCATTGGCAATCGGATCGGCGATATCTCGCATGCGATCCAGTCCTATGCCGAATCCGAGAACCTGTCGGTGGTACGGCATTTCGTAGGGCATGCCATCGGCGAGAACATGCATGAGGAGCCGCAGGTGCCGCATTACGGACCCCCACATCGCGGAACGCGATTGAAGGAGGGCATGGTCATCACCATCGAGCCGATGCTGAACATCGGGACGTATAAGTGCAAGATCGACGCCGACGGCTGGACGGCCAGAACGATGGACGGCAAGTGGTCTGCGCAATATGAGCATACGCTGGCGATTACCAAGGACGGCCCTGTTATTCTCACCGAGCAGTAA
- the pdxK gene encoding pyridoxine/pyridoxal/pyridoxamine kinase: MTIRKALTVAGSDTSGGAGIQADLKTFQEFDVYGMTALTTIVCMEPATWDHQVFPVELGIVETQLKTVLEGIGIDAMKTGMLGSVEIIELVAKYIDKYDLKRIVIDPVMVCKGTDEVLQPENTEAMLEFLLPRADVVTPNLFEASQLAKSGPITTLEQMQEAAAVIHGRGAKHVLIKDRGKIREGKAMDLLYDGKTFEWFEADAIMTKYTHGAGCTSSASITAGLAKGLSVRESVQQAKAFITQAISNGFPLNQFVGPTRHSAHRSTAAN, translated from the coding sequence ATGACGATACGTAAAGCATTGACGGTAGCTGGCTCGGATACAAGCGGCGGAGCCGGTATCCAAGCGGACCTTAAGACGTTTCAGGAATTTGACGTGTACGGCATGACGGCACTGACGACGATCGTATGCATGGAGCCGGCAACCTGGGATCACCAGGTCTTCCCGGTTGAGCTTGGCATCGTGGAGACCCAGCTGAAGACCGTGCTCGAAGGCATCGGCATCGATGCGATGAAGACGGGCATGCTCGGCTCGGTTGAAATTATCGAACTCGTTGCGAAGTATATTGACAAGTATGATCTCAAGCGCATCGTGATCGATCCGGTGATGGTGTGCAAGGGCACGGATGAAGTGCTGCAGCCGGAAAATACGGAGGCTATGCTGGAGTTTCTGCTGCCGCGTGCGGACGTGGTAACCCCGAATCTGTTCGAGGCTTCCCAGCTTGCCAAATCCGGGCCGATTACGACCTTGGAGCAAATGCAGGAAGCAGCGGCGGTCATTCACGGGCGCGGTGCAAAGCATGTCCTGATTAAGGACCGCGGCAAGATCCGCGAGGGGAAAGCCATGGACCTGCTCTATGACGGTAAGACCTTCGAATGGTTTGAAGCCGATGCGATCATGACCAAGTATACGCACGGTGCCGGTTGCACCTCGTCGGCTTCGATTACGGCAGGGCTCGCTAAGGGCCTTTCGGTGCGTGAATCCGTGCAGCAGGCCAAAGCGTTCATCACCCAAGCGATAAGCAACGGTTTCCCGCTTAATCAATTTGTGGGCCCGACCCGGCATTCCGCGCATCGCAGCACAGCAGCGAATTAA
- a CDS encoding YqaA family protein, with amino-acid sequence MFQDILEFLRSFGPLGLFIHSFADAVIFPIPAFFLQVSLSIVHPKDALWLATYGFIGCLLGTPLGYAIGKLLGKSVLYKILKKQWIDAATNLFQKNGEAAILIGSFTPIPFKVFTILSGCLNFPLWRLMAYAALGRATKFYVVGILFYLYGNAAEGMVKDVSLYIALIAVPLILIGLYFKRRHKRKKMLQQQQAEAVPSAKPVEKPVLEQVTDQSPSA; translated from the coding sequence ATGTTTCAGGACATTTTGGAATTTTTGAGGAGTTTTGGTCCTTTAGGGTTGTTTATTCATTCATTTGCGGATGCCGTGATTTTTCCGATTCCCGCCTTTTTTCTGCAGGTTTCGTTGAGCATTGTTCACCCGAAGGATGCGCTGTGGCTAGCGACTTACGGCTTTATCGGATGTCTGCTGGGAACACCGCTGGGGTATGCGATTGGAAAGCTGCTAGGGAAGTCGGTATTATATAAAATTTTGAAAAAACAGTGGATCGACGCGGCAACCAATCTGTTTCAAAAAAACGGCGAGGCTGCGATATTAATCGGTTCGTTTACGCCGATCCCGTTTAAGGTATTTACCATTTTGTCCGGATGTCTGAACTTCCCGCTCTGGAGACTGATGGCCTACGCGGCCTTGGGTAGAGCGACTAAGTTTTATGTCGTGGGGATTCTGTTCTACCTTTACGGCAATGCAGCCGAAGGAATGGTGAAGGATGTATCCCTGTACATCGCCCTGATCGCAGTTCCTTTAATATTGATTGGCCTTTATTTCAAACGAAGACACAAGCGCAAAAAAATGCTGCAGCAACAGCAGGCGGAGGCGGTTCCAAGTGCAAAGCCGGTGGAAAAGCCGGTTCTGGAGCAAGTAACGGACCAATCGCCGTCTGCGTAG
- a CDS encoding MFS transporter, which produces MSNGRMELLKEPKQRKLLFSAGISWMFDAMDVGMISFVVAALAAEWSLSSQQVGILTSTTSIGMVFGAAMAGFLADKYGRKNILLWTLLIFSIASGLSALATGFIMLCLLRFIAGFGLGGELPVASTLVSESMPVRERGRAVVLLESFWAAGWILSALIAYFVIPDYGWRMAFVIGALPAIYALYLRRAIEDSPRYMRQKSARKLSFGERVASVWSTEHRRTSIMLWVLWFTVVFSYYGMFLWLPTVMVDKGFSLVKSFQYVLIMTLAQLPGYFTAAYFIERFGRKFVLVTYLVLTAVSAIWFGYANTEASLLAAGISLSFFNLGAWGGLYAYSPELYPTKVRSTGVGLATSFGRIGGVIAPLLVGVLKQQGTRIEVIFVMFFVTILIGALGVLLLGKETKGLELADE; this is translated from the coding sequence ATGAGTAATGGAAGGATGGAGCTGTTAAAGGAGCCGAAGCAGCGCAAGCTCCTGTTCAGTGCCGGCATCAGCTGGATGTTTGACGCCATGGATGTGGGGATGATCTCGTTTGTTGTCGCCGCACTCGCCGCAGAATGGTCACTGAGCTCACAGCAGGTCGGGATTTTGACAAGCACGACGTCGATCGGCATGGTATTCGGTGCAGCCATGGCCGGTTTCTTGGCGGATAAGTACGGACGTAAAAATATTTTGCTGTGGACGCTGCTGATTTTCTCAATTGCAAGCGGCCTTTCGGCACTGGCCACCGGCTTTATCATGCTGTGCCTGCTGCGCTTTATCGCGGGATTTGGCCTTGGCGGAGAGCTTCCGGTAGCCTCCACCCTCGTCTCGGAGAGCATGCCGGTCCGGGAGCGGGGAAGAGCGGTTGTGCTGCTTGAGAGCTTCTGGGCTGCAGGGTGGATCTTATCCGCATTGATAGCGTATTTCGTCATTCCGGACTATGGATGGCGAATGGCCTTTGTCATCGGGGCCCTGCCGGCTATTTACGCGCTGTACCTTCGCCGCGCCATCGAGGATTCGCCGCGGTATATGCGGCAGAAGAGTGCTCGGAAGCTGTCGTTTGGAGAGCGCGTGGCCTCGGTATGGTCGACCGAGCATCGGCGCACGAGCATCATGCTGTGGGTGCTGTGGTTTACGGTGGTATTTTCCTATTACGGCATGTTCCTGTGGCTTCCGACGGTCATGGTGGATAAGGGCTTCAGTCTGGTCAAAAGCTTCCAGTACGTGCTGATCATGACGCTGGCTCAATTGCCGGGCTATTTTACGGCCGCTTACTTTATCGAAAGGTTCGGCCGGAAATTCGTGCTGGTCACCTATTTGGTCCTTACGGCCGTCAGCGCGATCTGGTTCGGTTACGCGAATACCGAGGCTTCGCTTCTGGCTGCGGGCATCAGCCTGTCCTTCTTTAATCTGGGAGCTTGGGGCGGATTGTACGCGTACAGTCCGGAGCTCTACCCGACGAAGGTTCGTTCGACCGGTGTAGGGCTGGCGACCTCCTTCGGCCGGATCGGCGGCGTCATCGCACCGCTGCTCGTAGGCGTTCTGAAGCAGCAGGGAACCCGGATCGAAGTGATTTTTGTCATGTTCTTCGTGACGATCCTGATCGGGGCGCTGGGGGTGCTCCTGTTGGGGAAAGAGACCAAGGGGCTGGAGCTGGCGGATGAGTAA
- the rnjA gene encoding ribonuclease J1, giving the protein MSKPLLNDQIQNAKPAKKPRPTAPPVRLFALGGLGEIGKNMYGVEFKNEIILIDAGLKFPDAEMSGVDYIIPDIRYLIENKHKIKGLFLTHGHEDHIGAIPYVLRQIQMPIFGGALTIGLVRAKLEEHRLLDQSDLRLFHEDETISFKHLSVHFFRTTHSIPDAFGIVVETPYGPVVHTGDFKFDFTPEDKPADLHKILKLGARGVLALMADSTNSERDGFTPSERTVGDSILRLFQECPGRILFATFASNVHRLQQVVEAAIRTKRKIAIVGRSMEKVFVIGQELGYIRMPEGMLIDVKAVNRYRDDQVLIICTGSQGEPNAALTRIASGAHRSIQIHPDDTVIFSSSPIPGNTQNVNRSIDLLMRAGAEVKYGSILDIHTSGHGCREDLKLMISSLRPKYFVPIHGEYRMLLNHRHLATQVGVPDSSVYLLNIGNTLSIYRNHAKKGRNIPSGDIYINNGELRKHEKELLEERVQLAHDGVVIVAITINPETRKLLSGPELITRGFVYMQDSKPLLRRAEAMLRKQLNKAGEQREYNRAVWEQMTNTALNRYFKRELGRSPYIMPSIMEV; this is encoded by the coding sequence ATGTCTAAACCCCTGCTAAACGATCAAATTCAAAATGCCAAGCCTGCCAAGAAGCCGAGGCCTACCGCACCGCCCGTTCGACTATTCGCGCTAGGAGGGCTTGGGGAAATCGGCAAAAACATGTATGGCGTCGAGTTCAAGAATGAAATCATCCTGATCGATGCCGGCCTGAAATTTCCCGATGCCGAAATGAGCGGTGTCGACTACATTATTCCGGATATCCGTTATTTAATTGAAAACAAGCATAAAATTAAGGGTCTGTTCCTTACGCATGGCCATGAGGACCATATCGGAGCGATCCCTTATGTGCTTCGTCAAATTCAAATGCCGATATTCGGAGGCGCGCTGACCATCGGATTGGTCCGTGCCAAGCTCGAAGAGCATCGCCTGCTGGATCAGAGCGATCTGCGTCTGTTCCATGAGGACGAGACCATCTCGTTCAAGCATCTGTCCGTTCATTTCTTTCGGACAACCCACAGCATCCCGGACGCTTTCGGAATCGTTGTCGAAACGCCATACGGTCCCGTCGTACATACCGGAGATTTCAAATTCGATTTCACGCCGGAGGATAAGCCTGCCGATCTTCATAAAATATTGAAGCTTGGCGCCCGCGGCGTACTCGCACTGATGGCCGACAGCACCAACAGCGAGCGCGACGGCTTTACGCCTTCGGAGCGTACGGTAGGCGACTCCATTCTTCGCCTGTTCCAGGAATGTCCCGGTCGGATCCTGTTTGCCACATTTGCATCCAACGTTCACCGGCTGCAGCAGGTCGTGGAGGCCGCGATCCGAACCAAACGGAAAATCGCCATCGTCGGACGCAGCATGGAGAAGGTATTCGTCATCGGGCAGGAGCTCGGTTATATTCGCATGCCTGAAGGCATGCTGATTGACGTCAAGGCAGTCAACCGTTACCGTGACGACCAGGTGCTGATTATCTGCACCGGAAGCCAAGGCGAACCCAATGCGGCTCTTACGCGCATCGCTTCCGGGGCGCACCGGTCCATTCAAATTCATCCGGACGATACGGTCATCTTCTCGTCCTCGCCGATTCCGGGGAATACCCAGAACGTGAACCGCAGCATCGATCTGTTGATGCGTGCCGGCGCTGAGGTTAAATACGGTTCGATTCTCGACATTCATACATCCGGGCACGGCTGCCGGGAGGATCTGAAGCTGATGATCAGCAGCCTGCGGCCTAAATATTTCGTGCCGATCCACGGAGAGTACCGGATGCTGCTGAATCACCGGCATCTCGCCACTCAGGTTGGGGTTCCGGACAGCAGCGTTTACTTGCTGAATATCGGCAATACGCTGTCGATCTACCGCAATCATGCAAAGAAAGGGCGCAATATACCTTCGGGGGATATTTACATTAATAATGGCGAGCTGCGCAAGCATGAGAAGGAGCTGCTCGAGGAACGGGTGCAGCTGGCCCATGACGGGGTTGTGATCGTTGCGATCACCATTAACCCGGAAACACGGAAGCTTCTGTCCGGCCCGGAGCTGATTACCCGCGGATTTGTGTACATGCAGGATTCCAAGCCGCTGCTCCGCCGTGCCGAAGCCATGCTCCGCAAGCAGCTGAACAAAGCCGGGGAACAGCGTGAATATAACCGTGCGGTCTGGGAGCAGATGACGAATACGGCCCTTAACCGTTATTTCAAGCGGGAGCTGGGACGAAGCCCATATATTATGCCGTCCATAATGGAAGTATGA